The Streptomyces bacillaris sequence ACGGGCGGACGAGGACGGGGTAGCCGATCTCGTCGGCGATGGCCTTGGCGGCGGCGAAGGTGGTGGCCGTCCCGTGCTTCGGGGCGGGCAGCCCGGCCTCGGCCAGGACCCGGCCGAAAGCACCCCGGTCCTCAGCCGCGTGGATCGCCTCCGGGGAGGTGCCCACGACGGGCACCCCGTTGTCCTTCAGCGCCTGGGAGAGGCCGAGCGGTGTCTGGCCGCCGAGCTGGACGATGACTCCGGCGAGGGGGCCGGCGAGGGATTCGGCGTGGACGATCTCCAGGACGTCCTCCAGCGTGAGCGGCTCGAAGTAGAGCCGGTCGGAGGTGTCGTAGTCCGTGGAGACGGTCTCCGGGTTGCAGTTCACCATCACCGTCTCGAAGCCCGCATCACTCAGGGCGAAGGAGGCGTGGACGCAGGAGTAGTCGAACTCGATGCCCTGCCCGATCCGGTTGGGGCCCGAGCCGAGGATGATCACCGCGGGCTTGGTGCGGGGGGCGACTTCGGTCTCCTCGTCGTAGGAGGAGTAGAAGTACGGGGTCTTCGCCGCGAACTCGGCGGCGCAGGTGTCGACCGTCTTGTAGACCGGGCGGATGCCGAGGGCGTGGCGGACCTCGCGGACGACGTCCTCGCGCAGCCCGCGGATCTCCCCGATCTGGACGTCGGAGAACCCGTGCCGCTTCGCCTCCGCGATCAGGTCGGCGTCCAAGCGCTCCGCAGTGGCCAGCTCGTCGGCGATCTCCTTGATCAGGAAGAGCTGGTCGACGAACCAGGGGTCGATCTTCGTCGCCTCGAAGACCTCCTCCTGGGAGGCTCCAGCACGGATCGCCTGCATGACCGTGTTGATACGGCCGTCGGTGGGGCGGACCGCTTCGGCGAGCAGCTCGGCCTTGTCACCCGGCTCGCCGGTGAAGGCGAACTGCGAACCCTTCTTCTCCAAAGAGCGCAACGCCTTCTGGAGGGCCTCGGTGAAGTTCCGGCCGATCGCCATCGCCTCCCCCACCGACTTCATCGTCGTCGTCAGCGTCGAATCAGCCGAGGGGAACTTCTCGAACGCGAAACGCGGCGCCTTCACCACCACATAGTCGAGGGTCGGCTCGAAGGAGGCCGGGGTCTTCTCGGTGATGTCGTTGGGGATCTCGTCCAGGGTGTAACCCACCGCGAGCTTCGCGGCGATCTTGGCGATCGGGAAACCCGTCGCCTTCGACGCCAGAGCCGAGGAGCGGGAGACACGCGGGTTCATCTCGATCACGATGACCCGCCCGTCGGCGGGGTCGATCGCGAACTGGATGTTGCACCCGCCGGTGTCCACCCCGACCTCGCGGATGATCGCGATCCCGACATCCCGCAGCCGCTGGTACTCCCGGTCGGTCAGCGTCATCGCCGGGGCGACAGTGATCGAGTCACCGGTGTGGACACCCATCGGATCGAAGTTCTCGATGGAGCAGACGACCACGACGTTGTCGTTCTTGTCGCGCATCAGCTCCAGCTCGTACTCCTTCCACCCCAGAATCGACTCCTCCAACAACACCTCCGTGGTCGGGGAAAGGGTGAGGCCCTGGCCGGCGATCCGGCGCAGCTCCTCCTCGTCGTGGGCGAAGCCGGAACCCGCACCGCCCATCGTGAAGGAGGGGCGCACCACGACCGGGTAGCCGCCCAGGGTGTCCACCCCGGCCAGGACGTCGTCCATGGAGTGGCAGATGACCGAGCGGGCGGACTCGCCGTACCCGATCTTCGCCTTCACCGCCTCCACGACGCCCTTGAACAGGTCGCGGTCCTCGCCCTTGTTGATCGCCTCAACATTCGCGCCGATCAGCTCGACACCGTACTTCTCCAGCACACCCTGCTCATGCATCGAGATCGCCGTGTTCAACGCCGTCTGACCACCCAGGGTGGGCAGGAGCGCGTCGGGGCGCTCCTTCGCGATGATCTTCTCGACGAACTCCGGCGTGATCGGCTCCACATACGTGGCATCAGCGATCTCGGGGTCGGTCATGATCGTGGCCGGGTTGGAGTTCACCAGAATGACCCGCAACCCCTCCGCCTTCAGAACACGGCAGGCCTGGGTACCGGAGTAGTCGAACTCGGCGGCCTGACCGATGACGATCGGACCCGAGCCGATGACCAGGACGGACTGGATATCGGAGCGCTTAGGCACGCTGGCCCTCCATCAGAGAAACGAAACGGTCGAACAGGTAGGCGGCATCGTGGGGACCGGCCGCCGCCTCGGGGTGGTACTGCACACTGAACGCCGGGCGGTCCAACAGGTGCAGGCCCTCGACCACCTGATCGTTCAGACACACATGCGAAACCTCGGCCCGGCCGAACTCCGTATCGGACACCCGGTCCAACGGGGCATCCACAGCGAAGCCGTGGTTATGCGCGGTCACCTCGACCTTGCCCGTCGTACGGTCCTGCACCGGCTGATTGATCCCCCGATGCCCGTACTTCAACTTGTACGTACCAAACCCCAGCGCCCGGCCCAGAATCTGATTACCGAAACAGATACCGAACAGCGGGGTGGAGCGCTCCAGCACACCACGCATCAACGCCACCGGGTGATCGGCGGTCGACGGGTCACCGGGACCGTTGGAGAAGAACACCCCATCCGGCTCCACCGCGTACACATCCTCCAAGGTGGCCGTCGCGGGCAGCACATGCACCTCGATGCCCCGCTCCGCCATCCGGTGCGGCGTCATCCCCTTGATGCCCAGGTCGATCGCGGCAACGGTGAACCTCTTCGCCCCGATCGCCGCAACGACATACGCCTCCTCCGTCGCCACCTCGGCCGACAGATCCGCACCCGCCATCTCAGGAGCCTGACGCACCCGGGCGAGCAAGGTGCCCTCATCCGCGATCGCGTTACCGGAGAAGATCCCCACCCGCATCGCACCCCGCTCCCGCAAATGACGCGTCAGGGCACGGGTGTCCACACCACTGATCCCGACCACACCCTGCGCCGCCAACTCCTCATCCAACGACCGCTGGGAGCGCCAATTGGAGGGCTTGCGGGCAGGATCACGCACGACGTAACCGGAGACCCAGATACGACCCGACTCAGGATCCTCATCATTCACACCGGTGTTCCCGACATGCGGAGCCGTCATCACCACCACCTGCCGGTGATACGACGGATCCGTCAACGTCTCCTGATAACCCGTCATGCCAGTGGAGAACACCGCCTCGCCGAAGGTCTCCCCCACAGCCCCATAAGCACGACCACGAAAGGCGCGACCGTCCTCCAGGACGAGTACAGCGAGCCGCCCGTCCCCGCCCGCCTCCCCGCCCCTCATCGATCCAGTCCGCAGACCGCACGCGCTCCCCGCACACCCCGCGCTTCTCGCTCCGGGGCGCACTCCAGGCGGAACTGGGCCGCCGTCCTGAGGATCGCCTTCTCCACGTCGCCGCTCGACGCGCCGCGGAACCGGAATCGGGCGCCGACGTGCTCGTACCCGCCCACGCGCGGGACCACCTGGCCCACGGCCGGGATCGCAGCGGTGTAGGGGCCCTCGTCAGGGGTCGGCGGGTCGGGGAGGTCCCAGGCCGTCACGCGGCAGGGGGCCGGTACGGGGGACGGCACCAGCAGCCAGCCGCCCGTACGCCATTCCTCGGGTACGGGGAGTTCCGGGCGGCGGCCGAGCTGGACGGCGGCGGCGGCCCCCGCGAGGTCGATGTCATGCACCTCGCGCCAGACGAACGGGATCTCCGCCCCGCCGACCCGGTACCCCGCCTCCAGGAACCGGATCGAGGGCGGGCCGTCGTCCGACGTACCGACGAACGCCTCCAGGTGGAAGACCCAGGGTTCCGGGCCGAGGGCCGCGGCCACCCGGGCCGTGAACGCACCGAGGGGGCGCAGGAGTTCGGGGTCGTCGACCTCGACCGAGCCGAGGGCCTCGCCCTGGGTGAAGTCGACGCAGGTGTTGACGTACCGGGAGGCCCGCCAGGGGCCCAGTTCCTCGCCGGTCCACAGGCCGTCGATGTGGAAGATCGGGTCGGGGCAGAACTCCTGGACCAGGCGGGGTTCCGGGGGTGACGTACGCAGCAGCGGAAGGTCGGCCTCGGAGTCGAGGCGTACGACGCCCCGGCTGGCGGTGCCCCGGCGCGGCTTGACCACGACCGGCCAGCCGTGGTGCTGGGCGAAGGTCAGGACGGCGGCCTCGCCGGGGGCGTCCGCGAAGGCGGGGGCGGGTATCCCGGCCGCTGCGGTCACCCGGTTCATGGTGAGCTTGTCGCGGAAGCGGGCCAGCTCGCCGGAGGTCTGGCCGACGCAGCCCAGCCGCTCGCGGACCAGGGCGGCCGTGTCGAGGTCGCCCTCGTTGAGGGCCACCACCCGCTCGGGCACGCCGAAGTGGGTCCGCAGCTCGGTGACCGCGCGCCAGACGGCGTCGAGGTCGTCGGTGGCCGGGACGGTACGGGCGGCCGCCGCGCCGCCGGGTACGGAGTCGAGGGCCAGTTCCGTGGTCACGTAGGTGACGCGGTGGGCACGGTGGTCGAGGTAGTTCTCGTAGTGGGCGTGCCGGTCGCGCCAGCGGTGGAGGACGACGATGTGATCGCTCATGCCCGGTCCGCTCCGGCGGCCGACATGTCCCGGACCCGGCCCACCGCGAAGGTCGCGGAGA is a genomic window containing:
- the carB gene encoding carbamoyl-phosphate synthase large subunit; translation: MPKRSDIQSVLVIGSGPIVIGQAAEFDYSGTQACRVLKAEGLRVILVNSNPATIMTDPEIADATYVEPITPEFVEKIIAKERPDALLPTLGGQTALNTAISMHEQGVLEKYGVELIGANVEAINKGEDRDLFKGVVEAVKAKIGYGESARSVICHSMDDVLAGVDTLGGYPVVVRPSFTMGGAGSGFAHDEEELRRIAGQGLTLSPTTEVLLEESILGWKEYELELMRDKNDNVVVVCSIENFDPMGVHTGDSITVAPAMTLTDREYQRLRDVGIAIIREVGVDTGGCNIQFAIDPADGRVIVIEMNPRVSRSSALASKATGFPIAKIAAKLAVGYTLDEIPNDITEKTPASFEPTLDYVVVKAPRFAFEKFPSADSTLTTTMKSVGEAMAIGRNFTEALQKALRSLEKKGSQFAFTGEPGDKAELLAEAVRPTDGRINTVMQAIRAGASQEEVFEATKIDPWFVDQLFLIKEIADELATAERLDADLIAEAKRHGFSDVQIGEIRGLREDVVREVRHALGIRPVYKTVDTCAAEFAAKTPYFYSSYDEETEVAPRTKPAVIILGSGPNRIGQGIEFDYSCVHASFALSDAGFETVMVNCNPETVSTDYDTSDRLYFEPLTLEDVLEIVHAESLAGPLAGVIVQLGGQTPLGLSQALKDNGVPVVGTSPEAIHAAEDRGAFGRVLAEAGLPAPKHGTATTFAAAKAIADEIGYPVLVRPSYVLGGRGMEIVYDEARLESYIAESTEISPTRPVLVDRFLDDAIEIDVDALYDGHELYLGGVMEHIEEAGIHSGDSACALPPITLGGFDIKRLRASTEGIAKGVGVLGLINIQFALSGDILYVLEANPRASRTVPFTSKATAVPLAKAAARISLGATITELRAEGLLPKTGDGGTLPLDAPISVKEAVMPWSRFRDIHGRGVDTVLGPEMRSTGEVMGIDSVFGTAYAKSQAGAYGPLPTSGRAFISVANRDKRSMIFPARELVAHGFELMATSGTAEVLKRNGINATIVRKQSEGPGPNGEKTIVQLIHDGEVDLIVNTPYGTGGRLDGYEIRTAAVSRSVPCLTTVQALAAAVQGIDALNHGGVGVRSLQEHAEQLTEMTLRDQLDPDEGIEVSRATETARRASAVPIM
- the carA gene encoding glutamine-hydrolyzing carbamoyl-phosphate synthase small subunit, which produces MRGGEAGGDGRLAVLVLEDGRAFRGRAYGAVGETFGEAVFSTGMTGYQETLTDPSYHRQVVVMTAPHVGNTGVNDEDPESGRIWVSGYVVRDPARKPSNWRSQRSLDEELAAQGVVGISGVDTRALTRHLRERGAMRVGIFSGNAIADEGTLLARVRQAPEMAGADLSAEVATEEAYVVAAIGAKRFTVAAIDLGIKGMTPHRMAERGIEVHVLPATATLEDVYAVEPDGVFFSNGPGDPSTADHPVALMRGVLERSTPLFGICFGNQILGRALGFGTYKLKYGHRGINQPVQDRTTGKVEVTAHNHGFAVDAPLDRVSDTEFGRAEVSHVCLNDQVVEGLHLLDRPAFSVQYHPEAAAGPHDAAYLFDRFVSLMEGQRA
- a CDS encoding ATP-grasp domain-containing protein, yielding MSDHIVVLHRWRDRHAHYENYLDHRAHRVTYVTTELALDSVPGGAAAARTVPATDDLDAVWRAVTELRTHFGVPERVVALNEGDLDTAALVRERLGCVGQTSGELARFRDKLTMNRVTAAAGIPAPAFADAPGEAAVLTFAQHHGWPVVVKPRRGTASRGVVRLDSEADLPLLRTSPPEPRLVQEFCPDPIFHIDGLWTGEELGPWRASRYVNTCVDFTQGEALGSVEVDDPELLRPLGAFTARVAAALGPEPWVFHLEAFVGTSDDGPPSIRFLEAGYRVGGAEIPFVWREVHDIDLAGAAAAVQLGRRPELPVPEEWRTGGWLLVPSPVPAPCRVTAWDLPDPPTPDEGPYTAAIPAVGQVVPRVGGYEHVGARFRFRGASSGDVEKAILRTAAQFRLECAPEREARGVRGARAVCGLDR